aATTATACAGGTGAGTATCTGATTTTTTTGGGTTCTGTATTGCCAACTCTGTGTCTGTCCTCCAGGGCAACGCAGATCAAGACATACTCATGGGACAATGCTCAGGTGATCCTTGTTGGTAACAAGTGTGACCTGGAGGACGACAGGCTCATACCCACAGAGGACGGCCAGCGACTGGCAGAGGAGCTAGGTAAATACTTTTGTGTGTTCATAATAACTGAAAGCAAATCCCATTAAACCACTCCGGTGCCCTTGTTTTGCCCTCAGGTTTCCAGTTCTTTGAGGCCAGCGCTAAGGACAACATCAACGTGAAGCAGGTGTTTGAGCGTCTAGTGGACGTCATCTGTGAGAAGATGAATGAGAGCATGGAGGGAGACGTCAACCTCGTATCCAACCACAGGAACCAGGGCCTTAAAGACTCGCCTTCAGAGAGCCACGGGGGCTGTTCTTGCTAAACCGTCTGCTTTCTTACCAAGTctcccaacaaacacacacacacacacacacacacacacacacaaacacacacacacgcacgcacacacacacgcagacatgcACTGATACTTCTACACGAAGATCAACTCCTTCTCTGTGCCTCAACCATGGAAAGTGCcgcatctcttcctctctcttcactcCAGCCACGCCTAGCTCTGCTTTGTCCACACTTTGCATCACAAACCAAAGGACAGCTAGATGAGATAATCCTCATCAGTTCTGTCAGACCCCCCTCTGCTCCCCAGGCCTGCCTTTCTGTGTTTTCCCTTAAAGGGGCCCAATCTgcccctgtctgtgtctgtggtctcAATCCATCAGGTCTGTGGCGAGCTGATAGTCTAACAAAACCTGCCCCATGCTCTGTCCACTCCCCACATCAACGGCCTTGACCAATTAGCATCATAAATTTactacatttaaaacatttgttcagtacctttagtttttctttcatatatTTGTGCAGATACCCAGAAGCTCGTGGTGCCAAATGGGATGGAGTCACTAATAATGTGTGAGGGCACCTGTGTGTTTGGGATTAATTCTTTTTCTGACATGAGAGCGGtattcctctttctctctaagaAAAGCGAATAACCCCATTGAACCTACTAAATGTTGAAAGAAATCTAATTCCGTTAACATATACAGTCAGAATTCACAGTCTCTAACATTCCTTAAATATGGATGTATCAGTACAGCTCATCCAAATGAAATTCAGGTGTGTGAATACACGTATGCcttcatgttgtcttttctcctATTATGAAGTTAAAGAAGATAGACTGAGATCAAGATGGTACAGAAAGCCAACAGGATCCCGTCATGAACCTTATCTTATGTTCTGAATCTTGCTGCCAGTCTTGTGCTGCTCtttgcctccttttctctcacacTAACACCGAGGCGCTGTGAGGAAGTCGTTTAACACTGGTGACACTTGTATTTGTCACGTGACCTAGCTGATGGCATGTCCTCGCTCACCCCTTTGTGCCACTCTTTCTTGAACGtgttctctcacacacatacacacagacatgctttcaagaccacacacacacacacacacacacacacacagttctcctAACTGCAGCATGGCAAAACAGTTGGCATGGCAAACATACTATGCTTAATAACTTGAGTATTTACTAAGCAGTGAATTAAACtttatgtttgtttgattgTGCAAAcgcagcacagtgtgtgtgagtgtgtatactGAGAAAGGGAAGAACACTGATCTCTGAGAAGCATATGTTTATGTCTCAGCTGTGCTATTGCCGCTATCAGGAAAAGTAATGTGCTGGTGCGTAATGTTAGTTAGACGATCCTGTGTCACTTTATATCCCGTTACTGTAAAATCTGCCATCTTTTCATTCAAGTTTAATAAAATGATGTTTTATCTACATTCCACAGTATGTTTGCCACCTGTTAAACTATAGGTTTAATAGCTTCTGTTGTTCCTTTAtgatatttttgacatttcagtatTGAGTGGTCAACCTCCTCCTGCTGAAAGCTGTGTCCTGAAATCGAGATTTTAAAATTTGCAGTGTCGTTGGATTGGAGTACAAATCAGGAATGGAAAGAACTTTaaaaaaggctttttgttttgcagtttttgtcCATTAATTGTCATTTACACTGTCACGGTGCACGTGTTGAACACTGACTGTCAGTTAGCATCAACCACAACCTCTACACCACGATAGAAGCCTCACGTTGTCATGCCAAAGCCTGTCCTCGCTCTGCACAGCtgggatggggggggggtcTGCTCACTCCCTCCTGTTGTACAGGCCTGTGGTCAGTtatctctcctgtcagtgtgcGTGCTGCTGAAGAGGGGATAGTTTCAGGTAGCTGGTATTATCATCTCATCTGTACCTCTGTGAGCTGTGATGCAGGGGTTTGATACTAGGAAGTTGTGTACACAGTCACTGGCTCATAACACTACATTTGTGTAAAAGCACTGGGTGGTTTTGCTATATATTTAAATGGAAAGCTGAGGCATCAGAGAGGGTACATTGTCTGTGACAGTGTCACAGTGGCGGCTGCTGCTTGAATACATATTGAATGTGCTAAAGTTGTACCTGGGCACTGCTGTGCTAAACTGTCCACTTGTCTAGTATCTGCCATATCGATGAACTACTGACTCTGACGCTGTTGTACAAATAGGTTTGTAGCATCCAGAGCTGTACGTCTGTTgtgtcctctttctctcttaggTTTATGgtctctttgttttcatgtgttgcATTCCTGATAGCTTTCTAAAAGAAGGGATATCAGCTCCTTTGATCCCTTTATTTTAAGTTCTGAGTGTGTTGGATGGTTGTGATAAAGTGCATCTTATAAACAAGAATAAATTGAACATGTTGAAATGTGtatatgaaaataaagaatataTTCATTACAAATGGTAGAAGGAAATTCCCAATCATTGTTTTCAGTTCCTTTTACAAATCAGTTACACAGAGACCTATGGTATAACATGGCTGGTTAGTCTTTGTGGCCTCAGCAGCATCTGAAGTGTAATTTATGACTATGCATCCTACCTCCTAACCCCCAAACATTAGGCCAGggcttttttcatgttttatctgaagaaacagagaaaccacACTCTGCCATTGTCTTCCACAACAATACAGatttcctcatcctcctcttcctgttacCACAGTGACAGACCGCTGCCTTCCTTGTTCTGGGCCTCTGAACTTAACTTTCATATACAGAAGTTACATTTTTCACTACACTGGCTCAAAGGTATGCGCAGCTGAATTTAACTAAGCTGGTTCCACTATGTCATCGGCTGTAGCTGAATGTTGTCATTGTCATGTGAATGAAATGCCGCCTGTTTTTACATCAGCGCCCATTTCACTCGGATCAGACtgtcctctctgcctgtcaggTGATGTAAAGAAGCGCTGAATTGCATTTAAACTGACGGGGATGGGCCGCTACGCCCCCTTAGGATACTTATCATGGGTGAAGAAACAGGGTTGTCTGCAGCTCAGATAATGCTGGTCAAACCAAGAAAACATGTGGGTGCAGTAAGTAGATAAGAAACCGTTTAGGTCTGCTTTAGGTGTGTGAGTACTCTGCGACTTCCGTTACTTGGACACATGCATTGGACTAACTTGGCCCGGGGCCAGCCAGGAGCTTGGGGGGTGGGGTCACAGTTCACCCATGAGACAGGTGCTCAGGAGatgttctttttaaattttaattattcCTTTATTATTCCCCCCAGGCCaagatctatctatctatcgatcgatctatctatctaaaccTCTGTGTACTTTTACGCACGGAACACGTGAAATTGGCTCACTTCGTCTCTCACCACAGCCTGCACAAACAAGTTGTAAACATCAATGAGCGCGTGATTCCCGCCCATGATCGGGAAAgtaaaaaaagttttgtaaGACTGCTCTTGCCCCACCTCTTCTTCACTGACTGTAGGAGAACGTAAACAGCTCAGCTCTGCGTACCTTATCGCTCACAAGCAGGCGCGTAACCGCGTTGCGCTATCCATGGTATCTAAACCAAAAACAAGCCTCCCCCGGGCGAGAGCTGCGGCAGACGCGTTTGTGGAAGGTTATTCTCCAGTGATGCAGGTGGACAACAGAAGGCCAAAGTCGTTCTGTtcacagagaggacaaaagGATGACATGTGATCACCTGAGCCGAGTGTTGACTCTTTACATGGTATTCTGCGCCATGCCAGCAACTTCCATCGTCCAGGGCGCACGAGATTTCGAAAAGAAAGGTAGGATAACACCTTTTTCTAGGTAAAACAAGTGATTAACATTAatggttaaaataaaataaaataaaacaaatcagaacTAGTATGTTGGGTGTAGCTTATATTGATCCAGTCATATTGGTGTTTGTATTTCGTGACACGAGAAAAGCTTTTGGCTGATCATGATGATCTGCCAGTCCACACGGTGCTCTCAAACGTCTGTCGTTCTGTCCAACTGTACCCCCTTTAGTGTCTATGCTGCTGAAAGAAGAACCAGAAAACCCGAAGTGCTTTGCTGAAGGCAAGAAGGACTTCACGTGCTTctgggaggaagatgaggaaagAGCTGGCTCTGTGGATCAGTACTCCTTCACATACACCTACCAGTAAGTCACATTCAGTATAGATAAGTAAGTATAACAAGAAGCCACGTGGTGTCCAATATGGCCAATTTACTGTACTTCAtactgtcagtttttctttttgtttgttgcaaCCAACAGGCTACaaatagaaatattttttgGGTTAGGAGAACGTACCTCTTTTGAACCCATAGTGCCTCTGTCTCCCCCTGTCCTgagcagaaatgaaaacagcagcaggtgccCACTGAGAGCCCTCCCTGCAGCAGGTGGGAAGAGGATATTCATCTGCCATCTGAACCGAACCCAGATGTTTGTCCAAATGGACATTCGAGTTCAGCGGGAGGGAACAGTGATCCACAATCGCAGTCTCCTCATCGAGCTTGTCTGTAAGTTCTTTTACTGGAGCCGCTGCCTCCAGATTCCATGAAATAGTTCATTAGAGGAAGGTATTTGAAAGGTTTGTGTGAGACTGGTGGATTCATTGCCTCTAAGTTtcccaaaaacattttttaaagatactataatcaatatttttatatcaacaatTACTCACATAGAGAATTATGACCTTTACACCTGAAACCGCAAATTCTAACAGCAAAAATTCCATCACTGTAGGTTTAAACTATGCTGTAATCACTACATTTATAGGGTACATAAAAGTACCAGTGCCGTATTTTAGGTTGTGACAAACTTTTGATAGGAAATAATCTTGAAATCATCCCTAATAAGATCCCTCTTGTCTACCTGTGTGGCAGTTCTTCTGGACCCTCCTGCTAACGTGACAGTGAGCAGAACGGGGAAGCAAGGCCAGCTGAATGTCAGCTGGGTGCCGCCTCCTGTCAAATACATGGATGACAGCATGATGTACGAGGTCAGCTATGGTATGGCGGGCAACCACGTGGGCCAGGTATGGTGGTTATTTTAATGACCTCAGTCATGTGTTAATAAAGCTTTGAGCAGCGTCTTTGTCTCTCAGTTTAGATGGTAGGAGGACACGCTGACTTTATTCATGAGTTGAGGACTGTTTTACAGGTCGAGGTGGCACGAGCTAGTTCAGAGTTGATTCTGAGAGGCCTACAGCCAGGCACAAAGTACAAGGTGCGAGTCCGTGTAAAGCTGGATGGGATTAGCTACAATGGCTACTGGAGTGCATGGAGTGACCCGGTGCTCATAGAAACACTGCCTGCAGGTGAGTATTCATTTGTAAACTGTAGTCccacattttcactgtgcatGCAAAGGTCACAAGTGAttggtttcatttcttttgcttaGTTTGTTCCCAGTGTTTTGCAATAACTGTTTTTTGATCACTCTGTGCCTCCTCCAGAATTTGACCCACTCATCATGTCCCTGACTCTCATCATCTCTTTCATCCTCATTGTgctgtctctcactctgctcCTGTCCCATCGCAGGTTGGTCACACAGGGACACAAGCacagtgcaaattttccaactGCGTAATCATTTATGGTTACTACTGTAAGAACATTTCACAACAAGCATAATATATTCagcacctgtgcttttttttttaggtttcttACAAAGAAGATTTGGCCAACTATTCCAACTCCTGACAGCAAGTTCCAAAGTCTTTTTACTGTTCATGGTGGGGACTTTCAGGTAAGAACAAGACAAAGAGTATACAGCCACGCTAG
The window above is part of the Toxotes jaculatrix isolate fToxJac2 chromosome 18, fToxJac2.pri, whole genome shotgun sequence genome. Proteins encoded here:
- the epor gene encoding erythropoietin receptor produces the protein MTCDHLSRVLTLYMVFCAMPATSIVQGARDFEKKVSMLLKEEPENPKCFAEGKKDFTCFWEEDEERAGSVDQYSFTYTYQNENSSRCPLRALPAAGGKRIFICHLNRTQMFVQMDIRVQREGTVIHNRSLLIELVFLLDPPANVTVSRTGKQGQLNVSWVPPPVKYMDDSMMYEVSYGMAGNHVGQVEVARASSELILRGLQPGTKYKVRVRVKLDGISYNGYWSAWSDPVLIETLPAEFDPLIMSLTLIISFILIVLSLTLLLSHRRFLTKKIWPTIPTPDSKFQSLFTVHGGDFQEWLGQTNGSLWFTPAFFYSEECPSPLEVLSELSLCPSPPSPPLPPKASRSLTADRKEDKDVKKGLAEREQSERGNSALTDGWRSTPHDHWLMDRLRALHQHPVPCSQSSLLESQDTYVTLNANNHSEDEHLDDNFEEALPLEVLFASRKTALCESHSDLGSVQQSSGSGRLSSQSSFEYPNHGWVPKGPVYTYMAVADSGVSMDYSPMNRVDDIGKVAIYANEYENEIPAPRRPFLPRQDPVHNAD